Proteins encoded by one window of Homo sapiens chromosome 6 genomic scaffold, GRCh38.p14 alternate locus group ALT_REF_LOCI_6 HSCHR6_MHC_QBL_CTG1:
- the TRIM31 gene encoding E3 ubiquitin-protein ligase TRIM31 isoform X4: MASGQFVNKLQEEVICPICLDILQKPVTIDCGHNFCLKCITQIGETSCGFFKCPLCKTSVRKNAIRFNSLLRNLVEKIQALQASEVQSKRKEATCPRHQEMFHYFCEDDGKFLCFVCCESKDHKSHNVSLIEEAAQNYQGQIQEQIQVLQQKEKETVQVKAQGVHRVDVFTDQVEHEKQRILTEFELLHQVLEEEKNFLLSRIYWLGHEGTEAGKHYVASTEPQLNDLKKLVDSLKTKQNMPPRQLLEDIKVVLCSSTTSS, translated from the exons ATGGCCAGTGGGCAGTTTGTGAACAAACTGCAAGAGGAAGTGATCTGCCCCATCTGCCTGGACATTCTGCAGAAACCTGTCACCATCGACTGTGGGCACAATTTCTGCCTCAAATGCATCACTCAGATTGGGGAAACATCATGTGGATTTTTCAAATGTCCCCTCTGCAAAACTTCCGTAAGGAAGAACGCAATCAGGTTCAACTCGCTGTTGCGGAATCTGGTGGAGAAAATCCAAGCTCTACAAGCCTCTGAGGTGCAGTCCAAAAGGAAAGAGGCTACATGCCCGAGGCACCAGGAGATGTTCCACTATTTCTGCGAGGATGATGGGAAGTTCCTCTGTTTTGTGTGTTGTGAATCCAAGGACCACAAATCCCATAATGTCAGCTTGATCGAAGAAGCTGCCCAGAATTATCAG GGGCAGATTCAAGAGCAGATCCAAGTCTTGCAGCAAAAGGAGAAGGAGACAGTACAAGTGAAGGCACAAGGTGTACACAGGGTCGATGTCTTCACG GACCAGGTAGAACATGAGAAGCAAAGGATCCTCACAGAATTTGAACTCCTGCATCAAGTCCTAGAGGAGGAGAAGAATTTCCTGCTATCACGGATTTACTGGCTGGGTCATGAGGGAACGGAAGCGGGGAAACACTATGTTGCCTCCACTGAGCCACAGTTGAACGATCTCAAGAAGCTCGTTGATTCCCTGAAGACCAAGCAGAACATGCCACCCAGGCAGCTGCTGGAG
- the TRIM40 gene encoding E3 ubiquitin ligase TRIM40 isoform b (isoform b is encoded by transcript variant 2) produces MIPLQKDNQEEGVCPICQESLKEAVSTNCGHLFCRVCLTQHVEKASASGVFCCPLCRKPCSEEVLGTGYICPNHQKRVCRFCEESRLLLCVECLVSPEHMSHHELTIENALSHYKERLNRRSRKLRKDIAELQRLKAQQEKKLQALQQWLGQLEHMPAEAARILDISRAVTQLRSLVIDLERTAKELDTNTLKNAGDLLNRSAPQKLEVIYPQLEKGVSELLLQPPQKL; encoded by the exons ATGATCCCTTTGCAGAAGGACAACCAGGAGGAGGGTGTCTGCCCCATCTGCCAGGAGAGCCTGAAGGAGGCCGTGAGCACCAACTGCGGACATCTCTTCTGTCGAGTGTGCCTGACACAGCATGTGGAGAaggcctcagcctctggggtctTCTGCTGCCCCCTCTGCCGGAAGCCCTGTTCTGAGGAGGTGCTAGGGACAGGCTATATCTGCCCCAACCACCAGAAGAGGGTGTGCAGGTTCTGTGAGGAGAGCAGACTTCTTCTATGTGTGGAATGCCTGGTGTCCCCTGAACACATGTCTCATCATGAACTGACCATTGAAAATGCCCTCAGCCACTACAAG GAACGACTCAATCGCCGGAGCAGGAAGCTCAGAAAGGACATTGCAGAACTTCAGCGGCTCAAGGCTCAGCAGGAGAAGAAACTGCAGGCTCTGCAG CAGTGGCTGGGCCAGCTGGAGCACATGCCAGCAGAAGCGGCCAGAATCCTTGACATCTCCAGGGCAGTAACACAGCTCAGAAGCCTGGTCATTGATCTGGAAAGGACGGCCAAGGAATTAGACACCAACACACTGAAG AATGCTGGTGACTTACTGAACAG GAGTGCTCCACAGAAATTAGAGGTTATTTATCCCCAGTTGGAGAAAGGAGTCAGTGAATTGCTTCTTCAGCCCCCTCAGAAGCTCTGA
- the TRIM40 gene encoding E3 ubiquitin ligase TRIM40 isoform X1, translating into MIPLQKDNQEEGVCPICQESLKEAVSTNCGHLFCRVCLTQHVEKASASGVFCCPLCRKPCSEEVLGTGYICPNHQKRVCRFCEESRLLLCVECLVSPEHMSHHELTIENALSHYKERLNRRSRKLRKDIAELQRLKAQQEKKLQALQFQVDHGNHRLEAGPESQHQTREQLGALPQQWLGQLEHMPAEAARILDISRAVTQLRSLVIDLERTAKELDTNTLKNAGDLLNRSAPQKLEVIYPQLEKGVSELLLQPPQKL; encoded by the exons ATGATCCCTTTGCAGAAGGACAACCAGGAGGAGGGTGTCTGCCCCATCTGCCAGGAGAGCCTGAAGGAGGCCGTGAGCACCAACTGCGGACATCTCTTCTGTCGAGTGTGCCTGACACAGCATGTGGAGAaggcctcagcctctggggtctTCTGCTGCCCCCTCTGCCGGAAGCCCTGTTCTGAGGAGGTGCTAGGGACAGGCTATATCTGCCCCAACCACCAGAAGAGGGTGTGCAGGTTCTGTGAGGAGAGCAGACTTCTTCTATGTGTGGAATGCCTGGTGTCCCCTGAACACATGTCTCATCATGAACTGACCATTGAAAATGCCCTCAGCCACTACAAG GAACGACTCAATCGCCGGAGCAGGAAGCTCAGAAAGGACATTGCAGAACTTCAGCGGCTCAAGGCTCAGCAGGAGAAGAAACTGCAGGCTCTGCAG TTTCAGGTAGACCACGGGAACCACAGGCTGGAGGCTGGGCCGGAGAGCCAGCACCAAACCAGGGAACAGCTGGGTGCCCTCCCTCAGCAGTGGCTGGGCCAGCTGGAGCACATGCCAGCAGAAGCGGCCAGAATCCTTGACATCTCCAGGGCAGTAACACAGCTCAGAAGCCTGGTCATTGATCTGGAAAGGACGGCCAAGGAATTAGACACCAACACACTGAAG AATGCTGGTGACTTACTGAACAG GAGTGCTCCACAGAAATTAGAGGTTATTTATCCCCAGTTGGAGAAAGGAGTCAGTGAATTGCTTCTTCAGCCCCCTCAGAAGCTCTGA
- the TRIM40 gene encoding E3 ubiquitin ligase TRIM40 isoform X2 — MIPLQKDNQEEGVCPICQESLKEAVSTNCGHLFCRVCLTQHVEKASASGVFCCPLCRKPCSEEVLGTGYICPNHQKRVCRFCEESRLLLCVECLVSPEHMSHHELTIENALSHYKERLNRRSRKLRKDIAELQRLKAQQEKKLQALQFQVDHGNHRLEAGPESQHQTREQLGALPQQWLGQLEHMPAEAARILDISRAVTQLRSLVIDLERTAKELDTNTLKECSTEIRGYLSPVGERSQ; from the exons ATGATCCCTTTGCAGAAGGACAACCAGGAGGAGGGTGTCTGCCCCATCTGCCAGGAGAGCCTGAAGGAGGCCGTGAGCACCAACTGCGGACATCTCTTCTGTCGAGTGTGCCTGACACAGCATGTGGAGAaggcctcagcctctggggtctTCTGCTGCCCCCTCTGCCGGAAGCCCTGTTCTGAGGAGGTGCTAGGGACAGGCTATATCTGCCCCAACCACCAGAAGAGGGTGTGCAGGTTCTGTGAGGAGAGCAGACTTCTTCTATGTGTGGAATGCCTGGTGTCCCCTGAACACATGTCTCATCATGAACTGACCATTGAAAATGCCCTCAGCCACTACAAG GAACGACTCAATCGCCGGAGCAGGAAGCTCAGAAAGGACATTGCAGAACTTCAGCGGCTCAAGGCTCAGCAGGAGAAGAAACTGCAGGCTCTGCAG TTTCAGGTAGACCACGGGAACCACAGGCTGGAGGCTGGGCCGGAGAGCCAGCACCAAACCAGGGAACAGCTGGGTGCCCTCCCTCAGCAGTGGCTGGGCCAGCTGGAGCACATGCCAGCAGAAGCGGCCAGAATCCTTGACATCTCCAGGGCAGTAACACAGCTCAGAAGCCTGGTCATTGATCTGGAAAGGACGGCCAAGGAATTAGACACCAACACACTGAAG GAGTGCTCCACAGAAATTAGAGGTTATTTATCCCCAGTTGGAGAAAGGAGTCAGTGA